From Alteromonas australica, one genomic window encodes:
- a CDS encoding HlyD family secretion protein produces MRKGLFRQQALRYQRSPIEGTLLMTPKPAYVWFTFFLIFWLLAIGVFLSTSSYARKTTVSGWLSPSEGVEKIYAEPRKGRVSAVFVEEGQQVQQGNALLSIDYGVQHTQGKSIEGKQQEELDKKLSRLSESLRLRTQQFSRENAQLVQALEHANTDKRALSSLSDLAYQGYQLASHQLEAQTALIASASISRAEYQQSKLAVIQAKQQWQQAIREVKLKQADIHRLEYQLAELPQAYSRDIVVIENQISDLNSQRLTLTKAASHTLYASRDGVVSALQAYPGLNIQQGYPLLSITPLHAQIEATLLVPVSAAGFIEEGQALAIRYDAFPHQKFGIQEGSILSVSQALVLPGEWSHAPVPMKEPAYLVKAAIARSTIEAYGRSVPLRTGMTFSADVSLSQRSLLEWLLEPVYSITGRL; encoded by the coding sequence ATGAGAAAAGGTTTATTCCGCCAGCAAGCTTTACGTTATCAAAGGTCGCCGATTGAAGGTACCTTATTGATGACACCAAAGCCTGCCTATGTTTGGTTTACCTTTTTCCTGATTTTTTGGTTGCTCGCGATTGGCGTTTTCTTGAGTACCAGCAGTTACGCGAGAAAAACCACTGTGTCAGGTTGGCTGTCTCCTTCAGAGGGTGTTGAAAAAATTTATGCCGAGCCAAGAAAAGGGCGAGTGTCGGCGGTATTTGTTGAAGAAGGTCAACAGGTGCAACAAGGCAATGCACTATTAAGCATCGATTATGGCGTGCAACACACACAGGGGAAAAGCATAGAAGGGAAACAGCAAGAAGAACTAGATAAAAAGCTGTCTCGATTATCGGAAAGTTTACGCTTGCGCACCCAACAATTCAGCCGTGAAAATGCGCAGTTAGTTCAAGCATTAGAACATGCGAACACTGATAAGCGAGCATTAAGCAGCTTAAGTGACTTAGCGTATCAAGGCTATCAACTTGCCTCCCATCAATTAGAAGCCCAAACCGCGCTGATTGCTAGTGCCAGCATAAGCCGTGCTGAATACCAACAATCCAAGCTTGCGGTTATTCAGGCCAAACAGCAGTGGCAACAGGCCATTCGCGAGGTCAAACTTAAACAAGCCGACATTCATCGCTTAGAGTATCAATTAGCGGAACTGCCACAAGCCTATAGCAGGGACATTGTGGTAATTGAAAACCAAATAAGCGACCTTAATAGTCAGCGGTTAACCTTAACAAAGGCTGCTTCTCACACCCTATACGCCAGTCGAGATGGCGTGGTGTCTGCACTTCAGGCTTACCCTGGTCTGAATATACAACAAGGGTATCCACTACTTAGTATTACGCCTCTCCATGCTCAGATTGAAGCCACCTTACTGGTGCCGGTGAGCGCGGCGGGCTTTATTGAAGAAGGCCAAGCATTAGCCATTCGTTACGACGCCTTTCCCCATCAAAAATTTGGTATTCAAGAAGGCAGTATATTAAGCGTGTCCCAAGCCTTAGTATTGCCTGGCGAATGGAGCCATGCTCCGGTGCCAATGAAAGAGCCTGCCTATTTAGTAAAAGCAGCGATTGCCCGCTCTACCATAGAAGCGTATGGCAGGTCTGTACCTTTACGCACAGGCATGACATTTTCGGCGGATGTGTCCCTAAGCCAACGTAGCTTACTCGAGTGGTTACTGGAACCTGTTTACAGCATAACAGGGAGACTGTAG
- a CDS encoding peptidase domain-containing ABC transporter, with protein MHLNTLRFSTRKSTPLVLQSEAAECGLACIAMIAQHYGDSRDMTQLRLHTSVSLRGVTLMDVMHIADDLGLQSRALKIELNELTQLRCPAILHWDMQHFVVLTRCTNTTITIHDPAYGKRTLPIKEASDHVTGVALEVTPSDTFKPVTSAPTLSLRDFFSRTLGFKRNLLTLLALSIVIQVFSLASPYYMQTVIDDVLLRNNTALLVALAVGFGLLLLMDVITNIVRRFLILTLSTRLQLQLTASVFKHLLSLPLDYFAKRHVGDLVSRFGSLANIREFLTTSLVTALLDGLMAVITLAVMAVYSTTLTWVVLGVMTIYLTLRIALLPLMQRLTTERISLAATEQSHFMESMRGILPIRVYQQEVKRHGQWQNKLVATLNKDVNLGKVGVGNAAANQLLFGIENIVVVYIAASMVMGNAMTIGMMLAFIAYKTRFSSALDNLVNTFIELNMLGVHLSRLSDIVFTAPDKRPLVHDTPTAPHSDTTHSATSNKHVITENLAYRYGDHCPTVFENINLTVNRGEFIAIVGASGSGKSTFLKCLMGLYAPSSGAVEHIGSPRRPRVASVLQEDMCLSGTIADNISCFDENVDHKRLFDVAQLACIHNEITAMPMQYHTLVGDMGSSLSGGQKQRLLLARALYQQPDILFLDEASSHLDVENERHINRHLKALNITRIMVAHRPQTIAQADTVYQLSQGNLHRLDPTPTTNTVANNALQNSTGETR; from the coding sequence GTGCATTTAAATACCCTGCGTTTCTCCACCCGCAAATCTACGCCCTTGGTTCTGCAATCAGAAGCCGCGGAATGTGGACTGGCCTGCATTGCAATGATAGCGCAGCACTACGGTGACAGCCGAGACATGACCCAGCTTCGGCTACATACCTCTGTGTCGCTGCGGGGGGTGACTCTCATGGACGTAATGCACATTGCCGATGATTTAGGCTTGCAAAGTCGGGCACTAAAAATTGAGTTGAACGAGCTGACTCAGTTACGCTGCCCCGCCATTTTACATTGGGATATGCAGCATTTTGTGGTGCTCACACGCTGCACCAATACTACCATTACCATTCACGACCCCGCTTACGGCAAACGCACGCTTCCCATAAAAGAAGCCAGCGATCACGTAACAGGGGTTGCATTAGAAGTGACCCCCAGCGACACCTTTAAACCCGTAACGTCCGCACCGACATTATCGCTAAGGGATTTTTTCTCGCGCACCCTGGGATTTAAGCGAAATTTGCTCACTTTATTGGCCCTGTCCATTGTCATACAGGTGTTTTCTCTTGCCTCTCCCTATTACATGCAAACCGTTATAGATGACGTTTTGTTGCGCAACAATACCGCCTTGTTGGTTGCACTTGCAGTGGGGTTTGGCCTGCTTTTGTTGATGGACGTAATCACCAATATTGTCCGTCGTTTTCTCATACTGACCCTTTCAACCCGCTTGCAATTGCAACTCACTGCCTCAGTGTTTAAGCATTTGCTGTCTTTGCCCCTTGATTATTTCGCCAAACGTCACGTAGGTGACCTAGTGTCTCGATTTGGATCGCTAGCCAACATTCGCGAGTTTCTTACCACCAGCTTAGTCACTGCCCTTTTAGATGGATTAATGGCCGTTATCACCCTAGCAGTTATGGCAGTGTATTCAACTACGCTGACCTGGGTAGTACTGGGCGTCATGACCATTTATTTAACCTTACGCATTGCCTTGTTGCCTTTAATGCAGCGCTTAACGACGGAACGAATCTCATTGGCGGCCACCGAGCAAAGTCACTTTATGGAAAGCATGCGTGGCATCTTACCTATTCGTGTTTACCAACAAGAAGTTAAACGCCATGGCCAATGGCAGAATAAGCTGGTAGCCACCTTGAACAAAGATGTGAACTTAGGAAAAGTGGGAGTGGGTAACGCGGCGGCAAATCAACTCTTATTTGGAATAGAAAATATTGTGGTGGTGTATATTGCCGCGTCCATGGTCATGGGCAATGCCATGACCATTGGCATGATGCTCGCCTTTATCGCTTACAAAACTCGCTTTAGCAGTGCCCTGGACAACTTAGTCAATACCTTTATTGAGCTCAATATGCTTGGCGTTCACCTTTCTCGATTGAGTGACATTGTCTTTACCGCACCAGACAAGCGCCCTTTGGTTCACGATACGCCAACTGCCCCCCATTCAGACACCACTCACAGCGCCACGTCTAATAAACACGTGATAACAGAAAATCTTGCGTATCGATATGGGGATCATTGCCCCACAGTGTTTGAAAACATAAACCTAACCGTAAATAGGGGAGAGTTTATTGCCATTGTGGGCGCGAGTGGGAGCGGCAAAAGTACCTTTTTGAAATGTTTAATGGGGCTTTATGCACCGTCATCGGGCGCAGTAGAGCATATTGGTTCGCCCCGTCGCCCAAGGGTAGCATCCGTTTTACAAGAAGACATGTGTTTAAGTGGCACCATTGCAGACAACATAAGTTGCTTTGATGAAAACGTGGATCATAAGCGACTGTTTGACGTGGCGCAGCTCGCTTGCATCCACAATGAAATTACTGCGATGCCTATGCAATACCACACCCTTGTTGGTGATATGGGTAGTAGTTTAAGCGGCGGTCAAAAGCAACGTTTGTTACTTGCCAGAGCCCTTTACCAGCAGCCAGACATTCTTTTTTTAGATGAAGCGAGTAGCCACCTTGACGTAGAGAACGAGCGCCACATAAACCGCCACCTCAAAGCGTTAAATATCACTCGGATAATGGTTGCCCATCGTCCCCAAACGATTGCGCAAGCCGATACCGTTTACCAATTATCCCAAGGAAATTTACACCGATTAGATCCAACCCCCACCACAAATACAGTCGCCAACAATGCACTACAAAACAGCACCGGAGAAACACGATGA
- a CDS encoding helix-turn-helix domain-containing protein, whose product MKEVREPRKAIINAMPIYTMAHTNPALTHAISSLSRREIEVATKLLEGLPNKKIAVELFISERTVKFHCANIYKKLNINSRTALIAACFKTFYQLGEA is encoded by the coding sequence ATGAAGGAAGTAAGAGAACCCAGAAAAGCTATTATTAACGCTATGCCTATTTACACTATGGCTCACACAAACCCTGCGCTGACACACGCAATCAGCTCTTTATCTCGCCGCGAGATTGAAGTGGCCACCAAGCTTTTAGAAGGCTTACCCAACAAAAAAATTGCCGTTGAATTATTTATTAGCGAGCGAACGGTTAAATTTCACTGCGCCAATATATACAAAAAGCTCAACATCAATAGCCGTACTGCGCTTATCGCAGCTTGCTTTAAAACGTTTTATCAACTTGGCGAGGCATAA